A single genomic interval of Amblyomma americanum isolate KBUSLIRL-KWMA chromosome 11, ASM5285725v1, whole genome shotgun sequence harbors:
- the Dph5 gene encoding diphthine methyl ester synthase isoform X2, with product MLYLVGLGLGDVRDITIKGLEIVRRCSKVYLESYTSVLSVGQAQLEEFYGKQLILADRELVEQGCAAVLEAAKEEDVAFLVVGDPLGATTHSDLMLRAHEQGVQTSIIYNASILTAVGCCGLQLYSFGETVSIVMWTDTWRPHSYYDKIAANRQRGLHTLCLLDIKVKEKSVENLINLQ from the exons ATGCTTTACCTCGTTGGCTTAGGGCTTGGAGACGTCCGCGATATAACGATAAAAGGCCTGGAAATCGTCCGAAGGTGTTCGAAGGTGTACCTCGAATCCTACACGTCGGTGTTGTCAGTCGGCCAGGCGCAGTTG GAGGAATTCTATGGAAAACAGCTTATTTTGGCTGATCGTGAACTTGTGGAGCAAGGCTGTG CTGCGGTGCTGGAGGCTGCCAAGGAAGAAGATGTGGCATTTCTTGTCGTTGGAGATCCACTTGG TGCCACAACGCACTCCGACCTGATGCTTCGGGCGCACGAGCAGGGTGTCCAGACCAGCATCATCTACAATGCTTCGATCCTGACCGCGGTTGGCTGCTGTGGGCTGCAG CTGTACAGCTTTGGCGAGACGGTGTCCATCGTCATGTGGACAGACACCTGGCGGCCACACAGCTACTACGACAAGATTGCTGCCAACCGCCAGCGGGGACTGCACACTCTCTGCCTACTGG